Proteins from a single region of Dictyostelium discoideum AX4 chromosome 5 chromosome, whole genome shotgun sequence:
- the prpf38b gene encoding pre-mRNA processing factor 38: MSLETFGNEKSMNLDNVLLTNIQSSLYFKNLYPKRSYHEVIEEIKRNVEILAPYIPNTKTPSTTFCLLYKFFLMKLTVKQMKGLLGNNESPYIRAIGALYLRYCHPPANLWDWYVDYLDDQETVFISKNTEVTIQRFLLDLLKDNKFSGTVLPRIPTKIQQDLDKKIKDYEIENNLTYNNNNNNTKKDSYSRDNRDNRDNRDSRDSRDSRDSRDNYRYSRDSRDSRDSRDNHRDSYRDRDSYSRDRDRDNRDSYRDNYRDSYRNNSRYNNDDNGKDSYAEELERFKNERNKSSGSGGRNYSKRDDYDDYSKSRSNDRDRDRDYSSSSGGNGNGYKRDSYYSDDDDDSEDGRTYGGRKRSRSRSNSRDRDSKNNSTQKETTTTTTTATTTTEKQPKEESESLKKLRSLYGATSDQVSLD, encoded by the exons atgtcACTCGAAACATTTGGAAATGAAAAATCCATGAATTTGGATAATGTTTTATTAACAAACATTCAATCTTCATTatactttaaaaatttata tcCAAAGAGATCATATCATGAAGtaattgaagaaattaaaagaaatgtaGAGATTTTAGCACCATATATACCAAATACAAAAACACCATCAACTACTTTTTGTTTATTgtataaattctttttaatgaaattaacaGTGAAGCAAATGAAAGGATTATTGGGTAATAATGAATCACCATATATTAGAGCCATTGGTGCATTGTATCTTCGTTATTGTCATCCACCAGCAAATCTTTGGGATTGGTATGTCGATTATTTGGATGATCAAGAAACAGTattcatttcaaaaaatactGAAGTTACAATTCAAAGATTTCTATTGGAccttttaaaagataataaattcTCTGGAACTGTACTCCCAAGAATACCAACTAAAATTCAACAAGATTTAGAtaagaaaattaaagattatgaaatagaaaataatttaacttataataataataataataatacaaaaaaagaTTCATATAGTAGAGATAATAGAGATAATAGGGATAATAGAGATAGTAGGGATAGTAGAGATAGTAGAGATAGTAGAGATAACTACAGGTATAGTAGGGATAGTAGAGATAGTAGGGATAGTAGAGATAACCACAGGGATAGTTACAGAGATAGAGATTCATATAGtagagatagagatagagataATAGAGATAGCTACAGAGATAACTATAGAGATAGTTATAGAAATAATAGTAGATacaataatgatgataatggaaAAGATTCTTATGCTGAAGAATTAGAAcgttttaaaaatgaaagaaataaaagcagtggtagtggtggtagaaATTATAGCAAAAGAGATGACTATGATGACTACAGTAAAAGTCGTAGTAATGATAGAGATAGAGACCGTGAttatagtagtagtagtggtggtaatggtaatggttaTAAAAGAGACAGTTATTATagtgacgatgatgatgattcagaAGACGGTAGAACCTATGGAGGTAGAAAAAGAAGTAGATCAAGAAGTAATAGTAGAGATAGggattcaaaaaataattcaactcaaaaagaaacaacaacaactactacaactgcAACTACTACAACAGAAAAACAACCAAAAGAAGAATCcgaaagtttaaaaaaattaagatcaTTATATGGTGCAACTTCTGATCAAGTATCTCTCGATTAA